The sequence below is a genomic window from Ovis canadensis isolate MfBH-ARS-UI-01 breed Bighorn chromosome 1, ARS-UI_OviCan_v2, whole genome shotgun sequence.
GGTAAAGGGCCTCttgaagaaagcaaacaaaaagaaaaacatgttccCTGAAATAAGAACAACCAGgatcaaagttcagttcagttcagtcgctcagtcatgtccaattccatggactgcaacccatgaactgcagcacgccaggcttccctgtccatcagcagctcccggagcttactcaaactcatgtccattgagttagtgatgccatccaaccatctcatcctctgtcatccctttctcctcccgcctttaatctttcccagcatcagagtcttttcaaatgagtcagttctttgcatcaggtagccaaagtattggagtttcagcttcagcatcagtccttccaatgaatattcaggactgatttcctttaggatgaactggttggatctccttgcagtccaagggactctcaagagtcttcaacaccacagttcaaaagcatcaaagtaGTTTTTGACAAATTCACCTTTGTCCTGGTTGCTCCTTGTGATGTCACCAAGTATGACTGACCCAGATGACAACTCAAGTCTTCACCGGGATGTGGTCTCCTTCTTCCTTGTTTTGGTGTCAGCAGCTCTGAGCTGCCCTCAGTCACCAAACATAGGGCAGACCAGCCAATATCCTctcattgttcagtcacccagtcatgtcagactctttgtgaccccatggactgcagaataccaggcttccctgtccctcagcatctcctggagtttgtccaagttcatgtccactgcatcagtgataccatccagccatctcatcctctgtcacccttttcttctgccttcaatctttcccagcttcagggtctcttccaatgagtcagctgattgcatcaggtgaccaaagtatttgagcttcagcatcaatccttccaataagtattcagggttgatttcctttactcCCAATGCAATATGACAGTGGCTGGACTCTGccagtcttccccttcttcttctgtcaTCTAGCTAGTTGGGAGACTAAAAGGAAAGTCTGCCAAGGAGGGAAGAGACTAAGATAAATGAGGGTCCAGGCTTAGTCACCGAGGACATGGAACAAACTGTTTAAAACATTGTGGCACTGATTAGAACATGCTCAGAAACAAATATTGTGACTATATTAGTGTTTTCCTGTTAGCAAGGATGAGGCCAGAGGAGCTTCATTGGTATTTGTTAAAATGTTTGTTATCTTCTATTATCAGGTGAGCTTGTTTAAAATGTAGATTACATCCCAGATCTATGGGTACAACATCTATTGTGGCAGGGGGTAGAGGGAGTGGGGGTCTGGACAGCTACTTTTTAACAACTCCTTAAATGATTTCAATAAATACTAAAGACAGCTACTGGATTACATTTAATGTGAGAATAAGTGTACTTGGGGCCAGCATAGGTCAAATATCCTTGGAGTCTTTACTTGGCTCCACTTCTCTTGTTAAAGTCCCATTATATGTCCCAGTAAAGTGACAAAATTTTTGAAATCAAATTTAAACAtctctaggctccaaaatcactgcagatggtgactgcagccatgaaattaaaagatgcttactctttggaagaaaagttatgaccaacctagaaagcatattgaaaagcagagacattattttgccaacaaagggccgtctagtcaaggctatggtttttccagtggtcatgtatggatgcgagagttggactgtgaagaaagctgagcgcagaagaattgatgcttttgaactgtggtgttggagaagactcttgagagtcccttggactgcaaggagatccaaccagtccattctgaaggagatcagccctgggtgttcttgggaaggaatgatgctaaagctgaaactccagtactttggccacttcatgggaagagttgattcattggcgcaaagagttggacacgactgagcaactgaactgaactgaactgaagtatatcaagttcatactgttcatggggtcctcaaggcaagaatactggtttgctattgccttctccattggaaggactggtgccgaagctgaaacgccaacactttggctacctgatgcgaagagctgactcatttgaaaataccctgatgctgggaaagattgaagacaggaggagaaggggatgacagaggatgagatgattggatggtatcaccaactcaatggacacaagtctgagcaagctttgagagttggtgatggacagggaagcctggcatgctgcagtccatggggtcacaaaaagtcggacacaactgagagactgaagtatATCAGTATATATTCTGATATATATCAGAAgtatatattttgctttaattATAATGTTAACTGGTCCCTGTCTGCTGGCATAACCCCTGACACTGAGAAAAGTGAACAGGCCCTGTTGACCTCCGAACTTAGAATTTTTGTTCATTATGTACAAACTTGTTAGGTGTCTATATCCTGATTCAAGTAAGCCTTATCATACTTAGATTGATCTGGTCTAGTCTCCCATGCATGCAGAAGAATGACTTTTTCTTAGTCACATGTTAGAAATTCTAGGTCTAAGAAAAAGCCCCTCTTCTGCATGATAGAAAGCCTAGACCAGGTCATTCTAGATGTGGTAAAGCAATTAGATGCATGTGAGGAAGCCAACATCTTCTGCTCCTCAGCCCTGGTCTTCAGCTCACTGGAGCCTGTCCTCTCTTTCCACTCTAGCATTGGGCCCTATGGATATTTCCCTCATGGTCATCATGACCTTGCTTGTCCTGGCCTCAATAGCCATCTTCCTGGAGACTGCTGTCTACCTGCACAAGAACACCCGCTGCCCTATCAAGAGGAAGACCCTGATCTGGTGCAGCTCTTCACCCACGGTGAGGGTCCTGCCGCTGCCTTTGGGGAGGGGCTGAAGAGGAGAATTCCTTTCAACTCAATAATAGAGGTTGCCTTCCTCTACTGCTTTAGGGTGGGGGTTTTCATCTGCTATCTGCAGTCAGGATCCCATGCTTGGAAGGTCACAGGCAGTGAGATGGAGTGTTTGAAATCTTAGAGCCACAGAAACAGCTCTAAGAACAGCTGAAGAATGGTCTGAGCCCACCAGCTATCCCACTCACTACTCCCCTGCTACTGTGTTGCTGTTAAAATAAACCTGTTTCCTGCACAGACCAGCAGTGGTTCCTCAGAGGGTAGGAGGAGAGTAATTTTTTCCCATGGGGTCGTGTTCACTCTACCCTTACATTGTAAGTCCTTCTAACTCACTCTTACAGCCATTTGATAGCTCTTTGGCATGCTCGCAGGCCACAAGATGaggtttctctttctgtgtgGTGAGCTCTGTGTCTGTTTCGGGTAAAGAACAAAGCCCTTGAGGTCCTTTTCTGCCAGATGACACCTGCCTGGGCCATCTCAAGACATCAGAGGTGCTCTAATAACATGGGATGTTGAAAGGAAGGGTTGGATCTTGATCTACGTACTCTTAAAGATGAACTGACCTATTCCTACTCCAGTGACGTATGTTGAGAGATGATAGTCTTCAAAAGAGCCTCTGACTCAAGGTGACTTGCTGTCTCTAACACTAGACAAGGAATAAACTGACagctgaatttaaaaattaatgttttttaaattagttgATTTAACTAGCTCTTTTTCCAactggtcacttttttttttttttggctgtgccaagtgttagttgtggcatgtgggatctagttccctgaccagggaatgaacccaggccacttgcattgggagctcagtcttagccgctggaccatgAGTAAAGTCCTCAGTTGGTCACTTTTAAGTAATGGTGCCTTAGATGTTTAGCTTTTGCTTCCTTGAGCTCTTGCCGCAAAAGGTGAGCATGCAGTCTCCTTCCCTACCCTAACCAGCTCCTGGTTCTTCTCCAAGCAGATAGTGTCCACATTCTCCTGCTTTGGTCTCTGGATTCCTCGTGCCCTCACACTTGTGGAAATGGCCATAACTACGTGAGtgtcctgccctgcccccagctgAACTAGATATCCCTCTGAGGTCCCCCTTCTGCTCCTCTCAACCCTGGGAATCCAGAGTTTGTCTTTTTTATCCCCTGTCCCTTCCATAAGTCCATGCAAACAAACTGACCACAAATTGAGCCCTTTCCAACGTGTCTCTTGAACTTCTAGTGCATCTCAGGCACCATTTTGTTCTCACAGCCTGCCCTCTTCCACCTGTCCTCTCTCACTTCTCAAAATGCCTAGACCCTACCTGATCCCTTCAGGAAGCCCCCCTCTCCCTGTCCTTTTGCAGTCTGTTTTCCTTTGGCAGCAGGTGGTATCCCGCCAGCTGCTTCCACCTGCTCCTCGGTGTGCTCAggcccacctcccacctctccccaACTCCAGGTTTTACGCGATGTGCTTTTACCTGGTGATGCAGGCCATGGTAGAAGGCTTTGGTGGGAAGGAGGCAGTGTTGAGGACACTGAAGGACACCCCGGTGATGATCCATAcaggcccctgctgctgctgctgcccctgctgcccccgaatcaagatcaccaggtgaggtgggagggagaggctgCCTGGAGAGCAGACTGGCCTCTTCTGCACTCTCTCAAGAGCCTCTGCTGGCTCTCTCAGTCCTGCTTCAAGCCTCATGGAATTTGGCTTGTATAGAACAAAGCCAGTGATGAAAGGGTGGGCATCCCACAGCCAGGACCCACACACTGGGCACCCACACAGGGGTAGGAGGAACAGAGGAAGGAGAACTCCAGAGTTCCATCACTTACACTCACTGTCCCCTACAAACTCtatcacagagaacaaactgcaCTTTGGGCTATTTACTTTCCCCTTCCATCCATTTCAGTTAATGAGGTTGGGGTCAATCCTCAGATAGTTATTGCTCAAAAGGCATCATTCTGGTCTGAGGGTGAATGGGAGACAATAAAGATGGTTCCCAATGCTCTTCCTAAGTCCCCACCCACTTGACTATGTTGGTGTCTATGATGGTGGCCAAGCCTTGCCAGGAACCCAGTGAGAGAACTGAAAGTTCTGGTTGGGGTGGGTGATTTGCAGGTCTATGTTCCTAATCCTCTTCCCACTTCAGGAAGAGACTTCAGCTGTTGCTGTTGGGCCCCATCCAGTACGCCTTCTTCAAGATATcactgagcctggtgggcctgtTTCTCATCCCTGATGGCATCTTTGACCCATCAGACGTAAGTCCAGAGTAAGGGGCAGCAGAGGCCAAGATGAGCTTAATTCCTTTGAGCTCTAGAAAGAATAGCTGGAGCCAATATCCCCTGATTCAAGGCCCCAGGATTGGGATAGCCCCAGGTACAGGGCGACTGTGGAAAAGCAGAGGCTCAGGGACTCTAATGGGGAGAGAAgaagcttttttattttccccaccattgggagaagggaaaaaaaaggagaaaggggcttgCTTCCTCACTGACTGCTTTCTGGCCTGCCACCAGATTTCTGAGAGGAGCACAGCTCTATGGATCAACACTTTCCTCGGTGTGTCCACCCTGTTGGCTCTGTGGACCATAGGCATCATTTTTCGTCAAGCCAGGCTGCACCTGGGCGAGCAGAACATAGGAGCCAAATTTGTTCTGTTCCAGGTAACTATACCCTGAGAGAGAAAAGATGGTTATTAATGAGCCACAAATCGTAGGGGTTAGAAGCTGAGACTAATAAAGGCTGGAAGTGGGTCTGGGAATCTTCTTAAGCCTTAGGTTCCTGTGAGATTTGGAAAAgaatccctgtccttccccagttGTTGCTTTTCTGTGCTGTAACAGTTTCCTAAGGTTGCTGGAGCAAAATAGTACAAaccaggtggcttaaaacaacagaaatgcattgcctcacagttctggaggttggaagtccaaAACCAAGCTGTCAGCGGCCCACATGCCCACTGAACACTGTTGGGGCGAACCCTTCCTTGACTATTGCTGGCATCTGATTGTTTGCAACAATCTTTGACATCCTTGGCTCATCACAGGGCATTCTCCCCTCacgtgtctgtgtctccttttctGATAAGGACGTCAGTCATATTGGAATAAGGACCCACCCTACTTCAGTATGACCTcgtcttaactaattacatcttaTCAGTTACCAAGACAATgatggtcacattctgaggtcctgggagtTAGGAACTTCAATGCATCTTTTAGGGGGACACAATGAAGCCCAtaacacatgtatttttaaaCCTTAAATTCTTATacctttgctgttttcttttcttcactaCCCATTACTTCTAAAAATCTTGCAATTCATCACTAGAAACATCAGCATTATCAGTTACAACTATAAATGAGCAGTACTACATATTAGGCGCTTTTCATATATTAATTACATTTAAGTTCACTATAATCTTCAGAAtcattgttttttctattttacaaatgagaaactgaGGTGTTTGGGGGTTTGCTCAAAGGTACATAAGGAATGGAACTGGAATTTAAACATAGAACTATCTATCTActcccaaacccacatcccttctTCTCATCTCACTGACTCTGCATCATCACCTCTTCCCTGAGAATTTTCTCAAAGGCACATTTGTTCACTTTTTACACTTTCCATTCTCTAAGCCCAGAGATAACCTTTCCACCAAATGCAATGACTTCTAGCCTTtactgtttctcttctctctccattcttTGTCTTCTTGCTGGGGCCTTCTCCCATTCCCAAGGCATGATTCCTTTAGAGTTAATAGATTGATTTCACATAAATTCTCATTTGACCTAAGCAGGTGCTGCTTACAGGCACATGGCAGGCAGAAGCGGAGGGTCTATAGGAAGacagaggacagaagagcctaccATGGAATAAGGGACTGACAGGGCACAGAAAGGATCTGGGCTCCAGAAGCACTTAGGGTCAGGCCACAGAATAAAAGCCTTGTGATTAATGAACCTGCCTATGATTATCGGAGGGAACCCTGGACAAGCCAAGTCTACCCTGAAGAGGCTGTGCGTCAGAAAAGTGTACTCAGAGAGGGCAAGCACTAAGACACATTTCAAACACAGCAGTGGGCCGGCCAGCCTCAGCGCCAAGGATGCTGAGCCCCTGCGCTCACTCCTCTTTTCTGTTCTGCAGGTACTCCTTATTCTGTCTGCCCTGCAGCCATCCATCTTCTCAGTCTTGGCCAATGGCGGGCAGATTGCTTGTTCACCTCCCTTTTCTTCTAAAATCAGGTCTCAAGGTAAGCACATGGGGTTTCCTAGTCTATTCCAGGATGAGCAGGAGGCGGAAGTCTCAGAAGAGAGGATCTTAGATTGGAAGTAGGGCTAGCCACTCGCATAATATTCAGTGTTCTGCTTAGCGTACTGAGAAAGAGACCTCCAAGAAATCTAGCAGAGGCTCTGAGTCTGTGACCTCTCTGATCATACAGACAGCTGTGATCCTGCAGCTTGAGGCCCAGCCCTGATGATCAACCCAGgaagccatgggttcaatcctcagCTCCTGAAAGAGGAATAGGTGGTTAGGAAGCAGAGGGTCATGATGATAAAACATGCAAAAGAAATGTTTAATGCTAGCCTCAAAGTTCAGTAGGTAGAGAGCCAAGTTCTGGTTCTGGCTCTACTGTCAACTTGCCGTGTTACTGGTGACAACTTAATATCTCTAGGTCCTGGTTTGAGGATAAATTAAAACTGTTGTCCAACTCATATGCCAGGGCTGCTATGGGATACCACCTCTGTAAGTTAGAATAACCTATATTTTGTCCCATGCTGCAGTGATGAACTGCCACCTCCTCATCCTTGAGAGTTTTCTGATCACTGTGCTGACACGAATATACTACCGAAGGAAAGATGACAAGCTTGGATAtgaacctttctcttctccagaccAGGACTTAAACCTCAAAGCCTGAGGTGAATGGCTTGGACAATGAAAGAGACACTGTATTCATTAGATGGGCACAAGATTTCTTTACTGTTCTTCAACCTTGACCAAACGGGGATCAATTCTATTGTCAGCGCAAGCTGGCAAATGATGTATGCTTGACTGTAGAGATGAATCAGAACTATGCAATAGGATGAAATTGTTTTGGATCTTGCCTGAGGAAGGTATTTTAAGCTTAATAAACAGGATGGAGTTTGATTTTCTACAACTGGGCACATTGCCTCCGTGGGTGCCACTATTAGCCCATCAAGATTGTATATTAAAAGGTTATTCTGAGCTTTCCCAAAGCAAATGAAAGGCGGAAGAGTGTATGATAGTTTTCTTGGTACAATAACAGGAACAGAACTCAGCCAGGCAAAACAGTATGATCCCAAAGTCTCAAAGAAACGAGGCTTCTGAAGAACAGAAGGAAGTTGTTCCCTTACAGATGTGTCAGTAGGGCACTGATGACATTAGACCGGGGAGATCTAC
It includes:
- the SLC51A gene encoding organic solute transporter subunit alpha; translated protein: MEPGRTQIRLDPRYTADLLEILKTNYSIPSSCFSYPPTAPQLLRALGPMDISLMVIMTLLVLASIAIFLETAVYLHKNTRCPIKRKTLIWCSSSPTIVSTFSCFGLWIPRALTLVEMAITTFYAMCFYLVMQAMVEGFGGKEAVLRTLKDTPVMIHTGPCCCCCPCCPRIKITRKRLQLLLLGPIQYAFFKISLSLVGLFLIPDGIFDPSDISERSTALWINTFLGVSTLLALWTIGIIFRQARLHLGEQNIGAKFVLFQVLLILSALQPSIFSVLANGGQIACSPPFSSKIRSQVMNCHLLILESFLITVLTRIYYRRKDDKLGYEPFSSPDQDLNLKA